ACCTTCGAGGACGGCGATCAGCTGCGGGACGTCAATACGCCCGAGGCTGAACTTCTGAGCAAGGAAATCGCTCAGACGGTGAACGACACCATGCAGCAATTGCCAGAGGAGTTGCGAACGGCAATCACGCTCCGCGAGATCGAAGGGCTCAGTTACGAAGACATCGCGGCCTTCATGAATTGTCCCATCGGCACCGTCAGATCGCGTATCTTCCGTGCGCGCGAGGCAATCGCAGAAAAACTACGCCCCCTGCTGGGGACGACAAGAGACAAGAGGTGGTAACGTGGAACGAGTCTCCGCTCTGATGGACGGTGAGGTTGAGGGGCCGGATGCGGATCGCGCGATGGACCGCGTGATCAAGGACGAAGAAGCTCGGCGCAAGTGGGAAACCTATCATCTGATCAGCGATGCCTTCCGCGACGAGTATCTGCTGTCGCGCGACTTCGTGGTGAAAGTCGGCGCGCGACTCGCGGATGAGCCCACCGTTCTGTCACCGGTGCCGCGCGTGCGCCGCAGTCCGCTGGCGCAGATTCGTGCTCACGCCCTGTCGGTTGCGGCTTCGGTAGCTGCGGTAGCGACCGTCGGTTGGCTCGCATTCGGACACAACCCGATGGCGCCCGAGCCGTCGCCGGTGAACATTGCGTCGACGCAGCTGACGACCCACGCCCCCGCACAGCCCGCGTCCGCCGCGCCACAGGCGGAGGCAATCCTGCAGGCGGCAGCACCGGTGAGTCACGTGCGCGATTACCTGTTCGCACATCAGGAGTACTCTCCGGCAACGCAGATTCAGGGCGTGGCCCCCTACGTGCGAACGGTGGCCGAGGTGGCGAACGACGGTACTAAATGAAGTCTGCTGTCACCTTGGTGGTGGGCCTGCTTCTCGGCTCGTCACTTGCGTTCGCCGAAGTGTCCGTCCCCGATGGCGGGGTGGGCTGGTTGCAGAAGGTCGCAAACGCGGCGCGCAATCTCAATTACACCGGCACGTTCGTTTACCAATACGGTGACCAGGTCGAGACGTCGCGCATCTGGCACTACCTCGACGGTACGCGCGAGCTGGAGAAACTTGAGGTTCTCGACGGTCCGGCGCGGGAAGTCATCCGCACCGACGACGAGGTCCAGTGCTTCTATCCCGACACCAAGACCGTCCGCGTCAACAAGCGCCGCTCCAAACCCTTCCCCGCGCTGCTCCCGCAACAGCTCGCTTCATTGACGGAGTACTATACGGTCCGCGTCGGCGACCGTGAGCGCGTGGCGGGGCGCGACGCGCAGCAGCTGATTCTCGAACCGAAGGATGGTCTGCGCTACGGCCACAAGTTCTGGGCCGACAGCGAAACCGGTCTTCTCCTCAAGGCGCGCATGATTAACGAGCGCAAGGAGACAGTCGAGCAGTTTGCGTTCACGCAGGTAACGATCGGCGGCGACTTTGACAAGGAAGCCCTCAAACCCAAGTACGACGGCCAGGGGCCTGGCTGGCAACGCGATGCTTCCGGCATGGCGGAGAATGCCTCCGCAGACTCCGGATGGATCGTCGGCAGCTATCCGGCGGGTTTCCGCAAGATCATGGAAACCAAGCGCAAGCTGCCGGGCCGCCCGGCGCCGGTCGCGCACATCGTCTACTCGGACGGTCTTGCAGCGATCTCTGTCTTCATCGAACCATTGGGTGGCAGTGCACGTCCCGTGCAGGGTGTCTCGCATCAGGGTGCCGTCAACATCTACAGCCGCCCCGTCGACGACTATATGGTCACCGTCCTGGGCGAAGCGCCAAGCGCGACCGTGGTGCAGGTGGGACGGTCGGTTTCTGCCAAGTAATGCCCGCTTCATTGCCGCGAGGCGATCTCGCGATCGCCGCTGCGGTCTTCTCTCGCAAGCAGACTTCCGCGCGAGCGCACCGTGCACCGAACGGGACCGCGAATAGTGTGCATCCGCTCGCGCATCGAGGAACGAACAGCATGAAACGATTGCTCGCCCTGTGGCTGACGCTGCTTCCGCTGGTGGCGGCAGCGCAGCTTCCCGATTTCACCGATCTCGTGGACCGGCAGGGGCCGGCGGTGGTGAACGTCAGCACGACGCAGACGGCGAAGAGCATGCCGGGGATGCCGAACATCCCGGAAGACGATCCGATGTTCGAGTTCTTCAAGCGCTTCATGCCGCCGAACATGCCGCGCGAGCAGCAGACACGCTCGCAGGGCTCGGGGTTCTTCATCAGCGGCGACGGCTACATCCTGACCAACGCACACGTCGTCGACGGCGCCGAGGAGATCACGGTCAGGCTCAACGACAAGCGCGAGCTGAAGGCGAAGGTCATCGGCTTCGACAAGCGAACGGACGTTGCGCTGATCAAGATCGATGCGCAGACGCCCAAGGTGAACATGGGCGATCCGAACAAGCTGCGTGTCGGCGAGTGGGTGGTTGCCATCGGCTCGCCATTCGGCTTCGAGAATTCGGTCACGGCGGGCATCGTGAGCGCCAAGGGACGTTCGCTGCCGCAGGAGAACTTCGTTCCGTTCATTCAGACCGACGTCGCCATCAATCCGGGCAATTCGGGGGGACCGCTCTTCAACCTGCGCGGCGAGGTGGTCGGCATCAACTCGCAGATCTACAGCCGCACCGGCGGCTACATGGGAGTGGCCTTCGCCATCCCGATCGACGTGGCGATGGACATCGCCAACCAGTTGAAGACGTCCGGCAAGGTGACGCGCGGCCGCATCGGTGTGGTCATCCAGGAGGTGACGAAGGAACTCGCCGAGTCGTTCGGCATGGACAAGCCGCAGGGCGCGCTGGTCAACTCGGTGGAGAAGGGGGGGCCCGCCGACCGCGCCGGCATCGAGGCCTCCGATGTCATCGTCAAATTCGACGGCAAGCCGGTGACGAGCTCGGGCGACCTGCCGCGTCTCGTGGGCGCGACCCGGCCCGGCACGAAGGCGACCGTGCAGGTCTGGCGCAAGGGGCAGACGAAGGAACTCATCGTCGTCGTTGCCGAACTGCAGGACGAAAAGGTGGCGCAGAAGCCGACGAAGAAGTCGATTCCCGAGACCTCGAAGCGCCACGGCATGAGCCTGTCCGACCTGACGGCCGAGCAGCGCAAGGAGCTGGGCGTGGCGAGCGGCGTCTTCGTCGAGGATGCACAGGGTCCGGCCGCCAAGGCGGGCGTGCGGCAGGGGGATGTCATCCTGTCCCTGGGCAGTCAGGAGGTGAAGTCGGTCGAGCAGTTCAATCAGCTCATCGACCACATGGAAAAAGGCAGGACGGTGGCGCTGCTCGTGCGCCGTGGCGATTCGCAGATCTTCATCACGATGAAGCTCAATGGCGGATGAGGCGCCACGCCTCACGGTGCTCACGCGCAGCTATTGCCACCTCTGCGAGGAGATGATCGAGGCCCTGCGGACGCTCCAGGGCGGCGCCGGCTTCCTGTACGAGGTGCGCGACGTGGACGACGACCCTGTCCTCGAAGCCCG
This genomic window from Betaproteobacteria bacterium contains:
- a CDS encoding MucB/RseB C-terminal domain-containing protein, which codes for MKSAVTLVVGLLLGSSLAFAEVSVPDGGVGWLQKVANAARNLNYTGTFVYQYGDQVETSRIWHYLDGTRELEKLEVLDGPAREVIRTDDEVQCFYPDTKTVRVNKRRSKPFPALLPQQLASLTEYYTVRVGDRERVAGRDAQQLILEPKDGLRYGHKFWADSETGLLLKARMINERKETVEQFAFTQVTIGGDFDKEALKPKYDGQGPGWQRDASGMAENASADSGWIVGSYPAGFRKIMETKRKLPGRPAPVAHIVYSDGLAAISVFIEPLGGSARPVQGVSHQGAVNIYSRPVDDYMVTVLGEAPSATVVQVGRSVSAK
- a CDS encoding sigma-E factor negative regulatory protein, which translates into the protein MDGEVEGPDADRAMDRVIKDEEARRKWETYHLISDAFRDEYLLSRDFVVKVGARLADEPTVLSPVPRVRRSPLAQIRAHALSVAASVAAVATVGWLAFGHNPMAPEPSPVNIASTQLTTHAPAQPASAAPQAEAILQAAAPVSHVRDYLFAHQEYSPATQIQGVAPYVRTVAEVANDGTK
- a CDS encoding DegQ family serine endoprotease, whose translation is MKRLLALWLTLLPLVAAAQLPDFTDLVDRQGPAVVNVSTTQTAKSMPGMPNIPEDDPMFEFFKRFMPPNMPREQQTRSQGSGFFISGDGYILTNAHVVDGAEEITVRLNDKRELKAKVIGFDKRTDVALIKIDAQTPKVNMGDPNKLRVGEWVVAIGSPFGFENSVTAGIVSAKGRSLPQENFVPFIQTDVAINPGNSGGPLFNLRGEVVGINSQIYSRTGGYMGVAFAIPIDVAMDIANQLKTSGKVTRGRIGVVIQEVTKELAESFGMDKPQGALVNSVEKGGPADRAGIEASDVIVKFDGKPVTSSGDLPRLVGATRPGTKATVQVWRKGQTKELIVVVAELQDEKVAQKPTKKSIPETSKRHGMSLSDLTAEQRKELGVASGVFVEDAQGPAAKAGVRQGDVILSLGSQEVKSVEQFNQLIDHMEKGRTVALLVRRGDSQIFITMKLNGG
- a CDS encoding glutaredoxin family protein, giving the protein MADEAPRLTVLTRSYCHLCEEMIEALRTLQGGAGFLYEVRDVDDDPVLEARFGERVPVLLAGDEELCHYRLDPAAVGAWLAKFR